CGGTACAACTAGGAGAAAAGAAGAATCATAACTTGGAAGAGACACAGAATTTGTTACAAGAAGCGATAGAGCAAATACTGCTTACTAAAAAGGCGTAAGAGGGATGTTCTTAAGGAAACAGTCAGGAAAATTCTAATAAACAAAAGCTCAATTTCTCAGTTACAATAGAGAAATTGAGCTTTTGTCTATTCTATTATTAAATTTTATATATAAAAAGATTTTGCGGTGTCACAAAGTATAGTGCTCATTCGTTATATAGAGTGAGAGGAGGAATTATATGAAAGTTACAAACAACGATTATGAAAAGATGGAAGAGCTATATGAGTTGTATGAACAAAAGATTTATTATGTAGCGTATTCTATTTTAAATAATATTCAACAGGCTGAAGATGCGGTTCAAGAGACGTTTATTACTCTTTATAAGAACTTGGAAAAGCTCCATAGCTTGAGCACTGAAGAGCTTAAACGCTACATTTTGAGGGTCGCGAAAAACAAGGCGATTGATAGTTACCGGAAAAATAAACGACATGAAACATTTTTAGAAGAATATGAAAGAGAATCAACAGAAGCAGTAGATGAAAATATTGAAGAGTGGGAAAAACGTACAATGTCTGAGGTTCAAATTGATACATTGCTAAAAGAGTTAAATGAATCTAATAGACAGGTATTTAAGTACAAAGTCTTCTATAACTTAACGTATCAAGAAATTTCAAGTGTCATGGGGATAACGGAGGCTAATGTCCGTAAGCAGTTTGAGCGTGCTCGAAAACGAGTTCAAAATATGATAGGAGGTATACAACATGACGAATTCAAAGAACTCCAAAGAAATGTATGACCTTGCTGAAAAAATTGCTTTAGATGATTTTGATAAACTCGAAGAACAACATGAATTTTCACATACATATACGCGCAAAAAGAAATTGTTTATGGAAGAAATGAAGCTGAAGGGCGAGCGACCACAGAAAAAGCGTAAAAGACATCGTATGTTAATCGCTGCTGCCTGTTTATTAATTGGTATGCCGACAACTGTTTTTGGTGCAGTGAAAGTCTATAATATGATTGTTCAAAAACAAAATTACGAAGTAAATGTTTCAGTAACAAATAAGGAATCGAAAAAGACTGATAAGTGGTATAAGTTGAAGGTTGGTAAATTACCAGAAAATATGGAAGCAATTGATGACTCTGCTATGAAATATTCATTTAAAGATAACTACGCAATGGGGGGATTTTCATTTGCTCTTTGGAGGATAGGAGAAAACTCGGATTTTCAAACTCTGTATTCGAAAAGTTACGAGGAAAAGGATATAAATGGTAAAAAAGCAGTGGTTGTTCATAAAGACAATGGAAATAAAGATTTAATGTTTGATAGAGTGATTTTTCTCTATTTTGAGGAAGAGGGAATTATGTTACAAAGTTATATTGGAAACGATATAAATGAAGAACAAATGATGGATGTGTTAGGGAACATTTCACTTGAGCCTACGTCAAAAGAAAAGGCAT
This genomic interval from Bacillus cereus contains the following:
- a CDS encoding RNA polymerase sigma factor, coding for MKVTNNDYEKMEELYELYEQKIYYVAYSILNNIQQAEDAVQETFITLYKNLEKLHSLSTEELKRYILRVAKNKAIDSYRKNKRHETFLEEYERESTEAVDENIEEWEKRTMSEVQIDTLLKELNESNRQVFKYKVFYNLTYQEISSVMGITEANVRKQFERARKRVQNMIGGIQHDEFKELQRNV